The Bacteriovorax sp. Seq25_V genome window below encodes:
- a CDS encoding bacteriohemerythrin yields MKVILTLLTCNIVYNFLYHRDNFFTLGFSVLLLAIIAVIQILDYRKSKKVSSHLANLKMKIDSLSGVSDQISSTSSNLSEGAIEQAEQLHQTVSAMDQINATLRVNRDFTDESLRETTSCLEKVRAGQKVMSELGGAFSVIKDGNNEFEVSMSENTKEFDQIKNVISEISEKTKIINDIVFQTKLLSFNASVEAARAGEHGKGFAVVAEEVGNLANMSGEAAKEISAILESGLTTVNRIVDDTTNKVHTLIEMASRNIEVGSQSVEESMRTFNEIASTVDIVSAKIGEISRSTSEQAIGVEQISKAIYLLEQNNQRTTLVAKQAYQIASSLNDEFKELDESFESTYEEVTSGQKVTQVLADFKWDDKFLIGIDKVDEEHQELIEKINYLVLSLNDDDRSETMERFESLKNFTVFHFSEEEEFMRSINYPDYAAHKKIHENMLAKFGEYEGQLKSNTLDKKKFVAFLKNWLVSHILGVDTQYAKHSKLQSA; encoded by the coding sequence ATGAAAGTCATATTAACTTTATTGACATGTAACATTGTTTATAATTTTCTATATCATCGCGATAATTTTTTTACACTTGGTTTTAGTGTCCTTTTGTTGGCCATTATTGCAGTTATTCAAATTCTTGATTACCGAAAAAGTAAGAAGGTCTCTTCCCATCTTGCAAATCTAAAAATGAAAATTGACTCTCTATCAGGTGTCTCTGATCAAATTTCCTCTACAAGTAGCAACCTTTCTGAAGGGGCGATTGAGCAGGCTGAGCAACTTCATCAAACAGTTTCAGCGATGGATCAGATCAATGCAACACTGAGAGTTAATCGTGACTTCACTGATGAGTCATTGAGAGAGACAACTTCTTGTCTTGAGAAAGTGCGTGCGGGTCAGAAAGTAATGTCTGAACTTGGCGGAGCATTCTCTGTTATTAAAGATGGTAATAATGAATTTGAAGTTTCAATGAGTGAAAATACAAAAGAGTTTGATCAAATTAAAAACGTAATCTCTGAAATTTCTGAAAAAACAAAAATTATTAATGATATCGTTTTTCAAACGAAACTTCTTTCATTCAACGCATCTGTTGAGGCGGCTCGTGCAGGTGAGCACGGTAAAGGTTTTGCTGTTGTTGCTGAAGAGGTCGGAAACCTTGCTAATATGTCAGGGGAAGCGGCGAAAGAGATTTCGGCAATCCTTGAGTCAGGTCTAACGACAGTTAATAGAATTGTTGATGATACAACTAACAAAGTACATACACTTATTGAAATGGCTTCCCGTAATATTGAAGTAGGAAGCCAAAGTGTTGAAGAGAGCATGAGAACTTTCAATGAGATCGCAAGTACTGTGGATATTGTTTCAGCAAAGATTGGAGAAATATCAAGATCAACTTCTGAGCAAGCGATCGGTGTTGAGCAAATTTCAAAAGCCATTTATCTACTAGAGCAAAATAATCAAAGAACAACTCTTGTGGCAAAACAGGCTTATCAAATTGCTTCCTCATTAAATGATGAGTTTAAAGAACTTGATGAGTCTTTTGAATCAACTTATGAAGAAGTCACTTCTGGTCAGAAGGTAACGCAAGTTTTAGCTGACTTTAAGTGGGATGATAAATTCCTTATCGGTATTGATAAAGTTGATGAAGAGCACCAGGAGTTGATTGAAAAGATTAATTACCTTGTTCTCTCTCTTAATGATGACGACAGAAGCGAGACAATGGAAAGGTTTGAATCATTAAAGAACTTTACTGTGTTTCATTTTTCGGAAGAAGAGGAGTTTATGAGAAGTATTAATTACCCAGATTATGCTGCTCATAAGAAGATTCATGAAAATATGCTCGCAAAATTTGGGGAATATGAAGGGCAGTTAAAATCTAATACTCTTGATAAGAAGAAGTTTGTAGCCTTCCTTAAAAACTGGCTCGTAAGTCATATCCTTGGGGTTGACACTCAATACGCTAAACATTCAAAACTACAAAGCGCTTAA
- the speA gene encoding biosynthetic arginine decarboxylase translates to MKNDWTVEDADKAYNVSKWGAGYFEINEEGNLSVLPQKSRSKQKIVISDVIEEIKSQGVQFPVVLRFHDILRAQVKLLNKTFRDTIEDASYEGKFFGVYPVKVNQMREVVEEIVDAGSKYNFGLEAGSKAELIAVLAYNTNKDSLTVLNGYKDEEYLKLALLGRKLNRKMLIVVEKFTELTKIIRLAKELNVQPLIGIRAKMTVKGKGKWESSGGERAKFGLSISEILLAVNLLRENDLLDSLKLFHFHIGSQITDIRAIKDAIAEGSRIYCKLAKLGVPLEYFDVGGGLGVDYDGTGSTNDSSINYQIEEYVADIVYGLKQVCDLEDVDHPNIITESGRAITAHHSCVITNIIGEIDNTNVDFDTKKTTGEHILVSNMRELDEELDKYRNWQEAYNDASKLKEDALNAFSLGILSLEERAKIETIYWKVLKKVSSLVSKEDYVHDTALDLEDYLAGQYLCNFSVFQSAADSWAIDQLLPVVPIAKLDERPEKRVSLVDITCDSDGKIDKFIDMETGVKKTIPLHDLASGEDYYLGIFLTGAYQDVMGDMHNLFGRLTEVHVYAHEDDPKGFYIEEIIKGTSAAQVLSTMQYNPQFMAFTVKKAIDHQVSRGLINPREGVGLTDFYEDCLKGYTYLKM, encoded by the coding sequence TTGAAAAATGATTGGACCGTAGAGGATGCGGATAAGGCCTATAATGTTTCTAAATGGGGAGCAGGTTACTTCGAAATTAATGAAGAAGGGAATCTTTCCGTTCTTCCTCAAAAATCGCGCTCAAAACAAAAGATCGTGATTAGTGATGTTATCGAAGAAATCAAATCTCAAGGCGTTCAGTTTCCTGTGGTTCTTCGTTTTCACGATATTCTTAGAGCTCAAGTTAAGCTTCTAAATAAGACTTTCAGAGATACAATCGAAGATGCAAGTTACGAAGGAAAGTTCTTTGGAGTTTATCCTGTTAAAGTAAACCAGATGCGAGAAGTTGTTGAAGAGATCGTTGATGCTGGAAGTAAGTATAACTTTGGACTCGAAGCTGGTTCAAAAGCAGAGCTGATAGCTGTTCTTGCATACAATACAAATAAAGACTCACTAACTGTTCTTAATGGTTACAAAGATGAGGAGTATCTTAAGCTTGCTCTTCTTGGAAGAAAGCTTAATCGTAAGATGCTTATTGTTGTTGAGAAATTTACTGAACTTACAAAAATTATTCGTCTGGCAAAAGAACTTAATGTTCAACCATTAATTGGTATTAGAGCAAAGATGACTGTTAAGGGTAAAGGAAAGTGGGAGAGTTCTGGTGGAGAGAGGGCCAAATTTGGTCTTTCAATTAGTGAAATTCTTCTCGCTGTAAACCTTCTAAGAGAAAATGATCTTCTTGATTCATTAAAGTTATTCCACTTTCATATTGGTTCTCAAATTACAGATATTAGAGCGATCAAAGATGCCATTGCTGAAGGTTCAAGAATTTACTGTAAGCTTGCTAAGCTTGGGGTTCCTCTTGAGTACTTTGACGTTGGTGGTGGACTTGGTGTCGATTACGACGGAACTGGTTCAACAAATGATTCATCGATTAACTATCAAATTGAAGAGTATGTTGCTGACATCGTTTATGGTTTGAAGCAGGTTTGTGATCTTGAAGACGTTGATCACCCAAATATTATTACAGAATCAGGTCGTGCTATTACTGCTCACCACAGTTGTGTTATTACAAATATTATTGGTGAAATTGATAATACAAATGTTGATTTTGATACGAAGAAAACTACAGGCGAGCATATCCTTGTTTCTAACATGAGAGAGCTTGATGAAGAACTTGATAAGTATAGAAATTGGCAGGAGGCATACAACGATGCTTCTAAACTAAAAGAAGATGCTCTTAATGCATTTTCTCTTGGGATTCTTTCTCTTGAAGAGAGAGCTAAAATTGAAACAATTTATTGGAAAGTCTTAAAGAAAGTTTCAAGTCTTGTTTCTAAAGAAGATTACGTACACGATACAGCTCTTGATCTTGAAGATTATTTAGCTGGTCAGTACCTATGTAACTTCTCTGTATTCCAATCTGCAGCGGATAGTTGGGCCATTGACCAATTACTTCCAGTAGTACCAATCGCAAAACTTGATGAACGTCCAGAGAAGAGAGTTTCTCTCGTTGATATTACTTGTGATAGTGATGGGAAGATCGATAAGTTTATTGATATGGAAACAGGTGTGAAGAAGACAATTCCTCTTCATGACCTTGCTTCTGGTGAGGATTACTATCTTGGAATTTTCCTGACAGGTGCTTACCAAGACGTTATGGGTGATATGCATAACCTTTTTGGACGCCTTACTGAAGTTCACGTTTACGCTCATGAAGATGATCCGAAAGGATTTTATATTGAAGAGATCATTAAAGGAACTTCGGCTGCACAAGTTCTTTCAACAATGCAGTACAATCCACAGTTCATGGCCTTCACTGTAAAAAAGGCAATTGATCACCAGGTTTCTCGCGGGTTAATAAATCCGAGAGAAGGGGTAGGCCTTACTGACTTCTATGAAGATTGTTTAAAAGGTTATACTTACTTAAAAATGTAA
- a CDS encoding M14 family murein peptide amidase A yields the protein MKKFIALILIFILAGCSNITPIENPITKTEEVNVSVEKTESPLVKPILSEVEKVEFVKVPETKAVSDFCTKIESKFHHYGWGRSHCDSFSWNHVRNSVLGDPLIWAVYGDEDAHKEEPRNMTLIMCGVHGDEITPIKFCFDILHHLYQKTHTELGKQKLKDNLIVVAPIVSPDSFFKKRPTRTNARGVDVNRNFPTKDWSKSARKLWASRYGKDKRRDPGKTSMSEPETLFQVNLIKRYNPTKIISVHAPLTILDYDGPTMAHKHFHEIGSNAENLLDQMSKMAKGYTVKNYPFFPGSLGNYAGNERNIPTITLELPSSDNRKHKEYWEQFKLSIDYAIFHSSLKKSNLVMSEKNNEEESGKKN from the coding sequence ATGAAAAAGTTTATAGCGCTAATTTTAATATTTATTCTTGCTGGGTGTTCAAATATTACACCTATTGAAAATCCTATTACAAAAACTGAAGAGGTAAATGTATCAGTTGAGAAAACAGAGTCTCCTTTAGTAAAACCTATTTTATCTGAAGTAGAAAAAGTAGAGTTTGTAAAAGTTCCAGAAACAAAGGCCGTGTCTGACTTTTGTACTAAGATTGAGTCAAAATTTCACCACTATGGATGGGGAAGAAGTCACTGTGATTCTTTTTCGTGGAATCATGTAAGAAATTCTGTTCTTGGAGACCCTTTAATTTGGGCAGTCTATGGAGATGAGGATGCCCATAAAGAAGAACCACGCAATATGACACTAATCATGTGTGGTGTCCATGGCGATGAAATCACTCCTATTAAATTCTGTTTTGATATTCTTCACCACCTTTATCAGAAAACTCATACTGAACTTGGTAAGCAAAAGCTGAAAGATAACCTAATTGTCGTTGCACCTATTGTCTCACCAGATTCATTTTTTAAAAAGAGACCAACTCGTACGAACGCGAGAGGTGTTGATGTAAATAGAAACTTTCCAACAAAAGATTGGTCTAAAAGCGCAAGAAAACTTTGGGCCTCTCGTTATGGAAAGGATAAGAGGAGAGATCCAGGCAAGACTTCAATGTCAGAGCCAGAAACTTTATTTCAAGTTAATTTAATTAAGAGATATAACCCTACAAAAATTATTTCTGTTCATGCTCCGCTGACAATTCTTGATTATGATGGGCCTACAATGGCACATAAGCATTTTCACGAAATTGGCAGTAATGCAGAAAACCTCCTTGACCAGATGAGCAAGATGGCCAAGGGCTATACTGTAAAGAATTATCCTTTCTTTCCAGGAAGCCTAGGGAACTATGCGGGAAATGAGAGAAATATTCCTACAATAACTCTTGAGTTACCTTCTAGTGACAATAGAAAGCATAAAGAGTACTGGGAGCAATTTAAGCTTTCAATCGACTATGCTATTTTCCACTCAAGCCTTAAGAAATCTAATTTAGTAATGAGTGAAAAAAATAACGAAGAAGAGTCAGGTAAAAAGAACTAA
- a CDS encoding RimK family alpha-L-glutamate ligase: MKIIIIANSPQFYTVRRLFEEIEAYGHTAQFITPKELSTSLAPSIVLNRCSGISYDDSDLDTLSKIRGALVSNDIEHTRIFRDKWLQFNYFQKYGIPTIPSFELGTSTNRSNIPESMHGYLFKPKRSNQTKGIIKTENINYQTKDQRYIIQPLLEKKAEYRVLIAFGEVLGILKKNHSDPFELLNCEKSHLEYLEYAQATTGFKHLIEKIMPHGPHFYGLDILEDVHGDHLLIELNNVPGFEYFEKISHVNVAKSYLQGLLNKFNDLCS; encoded by the coding sequence ATGAAGATTATTATAATAGCAAATTCCCCCCAATTCTATACTGTTAGAAGGCTTTTCGAAGAGATTGAGGCGTATGGTCATACAGCTCAATTTATCACTCCAAAGGAGCTTAGTACAAGTCTCGCACCGAGTATCGTTTTGAATCGCTGCAGTGGAATTTCATACGATGACTCAGATCTCGATACCCTCTCAAAAATAAGAGGAGCACTGGTATCTAATGATATTGAACATACTCGCATATTTAGAGACAAATGGCTCCAGTTTAACTATTTCCAAAAGTATGGCATCCCGACCATTCCTAGCTTTGAGCTAGGGACATCTACTAATAGGTCTAATATTCCTGAATCGATGCATGGCTATTTATTTAAACCAAAGCGAAGCAATCAAACAAAAGGGATTATCAAGACGGAAAATATCAATTATCAGACCAAGGACCAGCGCTATATCATTCAACCTCTTCTTGAAAAAAAAGCTGAATATCGTGTTCTTATTGCATTTGGAGAGGTTCTTGGCATATTGAAAAAGAACCACAGTGACCCATTCGAACTATTAAACTGTGAAAAATCCCATCTTGAATACCTAGAATACGCTCAGGCCACAACTGGATTCAAGCACCTTATCGAAAAAATCATGCCCCATGGGCCTCATTTTTACGGCCTTGATATTCTCGAAGATGTGCATGGGGACCACCTACTCATCGAACTTAATAACGTTCCAGGCTTCGAATACTTTGAAAAGATCAGTCATGTAAATGTTGCAAAATCTTATCTCCAGGGCCTTCTAAATAAATTCAATGACTTATGTAGCTAA
- a CDS encoding (2Fe-2S)-binding protein produces MYICICNGITEEMLETAAKQSHSEREILNRLGVGNSCGICVIDAIEKLNQKNLAKQNNNEKKS; encoded by the coding sequence ATGTATATCTGTATTTGTAACGGAATCACTGAAGAAATGTTGGAAACTGCGGCCAAGCAAAGCCACAGCGAAAGAGAAATCCTTAATCGTCTAGGGGTTGGAAATTCTTGTGGTATTTGTGTTATCGATGCTATCGAAAAACTCAATCAAAAGAATCTGGCCAAACAAAATAACAACGAAAAAAAATCTTAA
- the bfr gene encoding bacterioferritin: MKGNQQVIDALNKVLTKELTAINQYFLHARMLQDWGLEKIGQLEYKASIDEMKHADEIIKRILFLEGLPNVQKLDRVRIGQNVKEIIEADLAVEHEALPILREAIELCEKLQDFASRELFTEILESEEEHIDWLETQQSLIDKVGLENYMQSQISMD, encoded by the coding sequence ATGAAAGGTAATCAACAAGTTATTGATGCTTTAAACAAAGTATTAACTAAAGAGCTTACTGCCATCAACCAATACTTTCTTCACGCAAGAATGCTTCAAGACTGGGGTCTTGAAAAAATCGGTCAACTTGAATACAAAGCAAGTATCGATGAAATGAAACACGCTGATGAAATCATCAAAAGAATCCTTTTCCTTGAAGGACTTCCAAATGTTCAAAAACTAGATCGCGTACGTATTGGTCAAAACGTTAAGGAAATTATCGAAGCTGACCTAGCGGTTGAGCACGAAGCACTTCCAATCCTTAGAGAAGCAATTGAACTTTGTGAGAAACTACAAGATTTTGCTTCGAGAGAACTTTTCACAGAAATTTTAGAAAGTGAAGAAGAGCATATTGATTGGTTAGAAACTCAACAAAGTCTTATCGATAAGGTTGGGCTTGAGAACTACATGCAATCACAAATCTCAATGGATTAA
- the hemH gene encoding ferrochelatase, with protein sequence MAKGHELVTLPKTTKPVVKVVLVQLGSPKAPTKKDLKVFLKEFLGDPRVVDINPFLWKIILNLFVLPFRPKNSAKLYSRIWEGNEFPLTRITREFAEKVNELTSENVEVTHAFLLSTPRVGEVYAAWEKELQEKEAPATKLVVIPMFPQYSESTIASGIDFLGKLLETKVIIPDLRVVTQFHRLKAFIDNSVKNIEQTLAEKNPDDLVISFHGIPKRRVLQKKDPYYQHCFETFKLIKDRVKGIDRDRIHMTYQSRFGSEEWLDPYTDKYVEDLVKSGRKKVAVYCPSFVADCLETIDEIGNELGDEVKEYGGEVFHVPCVNTDEQWCKDFAEYVECLALDEGKLPTLEHEIKKEDYNEMPELKMTTPPMSDQAKKSLKIVFLTLFLDLVGFSIIFPLFPSLAKHYLLVDGDNYFLKAIFGSITTLTETGGVSNFNSIVLFGGALGAIYSLLQFFAAPLWGALSDRIGRRPVLLVSVFGLFLSYVLWFFSGSFTVLILARFIGGIMGGNISTATAVVADVTTKENRSKGMATIGIAFALGFIIGPALGGISSMLDLTKVYPELVAIGVNPFSMPALIAGLLSLFNLFNLYKKFEESLPKDKRQVHHTERTANIFKLFKPLPYAGVNATNIGHFLFLMCFSGMEFTLTFLAAERLGYSSMDNAYMFIFIGFVIAFVQGGVVRRKAHSVGEKKMALMGLISIIPGLVLIGLAESSFLIYAGLFFLAIGSSMAIPCLTSLVSIYSPAEQQGHSIGIFRSLGALARVIGPIVASLVYWKFNSATPYYFGALFLIIPILMVSRLPKVNHDF encoded by the coding sequence ATGGCAAAAGGGCATGAATTAGTTACGCTCCCTAAGACAACTAAACCTGTTGTAAAGGTAGTTCTCGTCCAATTAGGCTCTCCAAAAGCTCCAACAAAAAAAGACCTCAAGGTCTTTTTAAAAGAATTCTTAGGTGATCCAAGAGTTGTGGATATTAATCCATTTCTTTGGAAGATTATATTGAATCTCTTTGTTCTGCCCTTTAGACCTAAAAATTCTGCAAAATTATATTCAAGGATTTGGGAAGGAAATGAATTTCCTCTAACGCGTATTACTCGCGAATTTGCTGAAAAAGTAAATGAGCTGACAAGTGAGAATGTTGAAGTTACACATGCTTTTCTTCTTTCCACTCCGCGAGTCGGCGAGGTCTATGCCGCATGGGAAAAAGAGCTGCAAGAGAAGGAAGCTCCTGCAACCAAGCTTGTTGTGATACCTATGTTTCCACAATATTCGGAGAGTACAATTGCTTCGGGTATTGATTTCTTAGGAAAGCTTTTAGAAACAAAAGTAATTATTCCTGATCTAAGGGTAGTGACACAATTTCATCGCTTAAAAGCATTTATTGATAACTCGGTTAAAAATATCGAACAAACGCTCGCTGAAAAAAATCCAGATGACCTTGTCATTTCTTTTCATGGAATTCCAAAGAGGAGAGTACTACAAAAGAAAGATCCATATTATCAACACTGCTTTGAGACTTTTAAGTTAATAAAGGATAGGGTTAAGGGAATTGATCGAGATAGAATTCACATGACTTATCAGTCTCGCTTTGGAAGCGAAGAGTGGCTTGATCCCTATACTGACAAGTATGTTGAAGATCTTGTAAAATCAGGGAGAAAAAAAGTTGCCGTTTATTGTCCATCATTTGTTGCAGATTGCTTAGAGACAATTGACGAAATTGGCAATGAGCTTGGTGATGAAGTAAAAGAATATGGGGGAGAGGTTTTCCACGTACCATGTGTTAATACTGATGAACAGTGGTGTAAGGATTTTGCTGAGTATGTTGAATGCTTGGCCCTCGACGAAGGAAAACTTCCAACTCTCGAACATGAAATTAAAAAAGAGGATTATAACGAAATGCCAGAATTAAAAATGACTACACCTCCAATGTCGGATCAAGCAAAGAAATCACTTAAGATTGTTTTTTTAACGCTGTTTCTTGACCTTGTGGGATTCTCAATTATCTTTCCACTTTTTCCATCTCTTGCAAAACACTATCTGCTTGTTGATGGAGATAATTATTTTTTAAAAGCTATCTTTGGATCGATTACAACTCTCACCGAAACAGGTGGAGTTTCAAACTTTAACTCAATCGTACTTTTTGGTGGAGCTCTGGGAGCAATCTACTCGTTGCTACAGTTTTTTGCCGCACCTTTGTGGGGAGCTCTTTCTGACAGAATTGGGAGAAGACCTGTTCTTTTAGTTTCAGTTTTTGGACTATTTCTTAGTTACGTACTTTGGTTCTTCTCTGGAAGCTTCACAGTTTTAATCCTTGCTCGCTTCATTGGTGGGATTATGGGAGGAAATATTTCTACGGCCACTGCAGTTGTTGCTGATGTTACGACGAAAGAAAATCGCTCAAAAGGAATGGCAACGATCGGTATCGCCTTTGCTCTAGGATTCATTATCGGTCCTGCTCTTGGTGGTATTTCATCAATGCTTGATCTTACAAAAGTTTATCCTGAACTCGTGGCGATTGGTGTAAACCCATTTTCAATGCCAGCTCTTATCGCCGGGCTTTTATCACTCTTTAACTTATTCAATCTCTACAAGAAGTTTGAAGAATCTCTTCCAAAAGATAAGAGACAAGTTCATCACACAGAAAGAACAGCAAATATCTTTAAGCTATTTAAGCCACTCCCATATGCTGGCGTAAACGCGACAAATATTGGTCACTTCTTATTTCTTATGTGCTTCTCTGGAATGGAGTTTACACTAACTTTCCTTGCGGCCGAAAGACTTGGTTACTCGTCAATGGATAATGCGTATATGTTTATCTTCATTGGTTTCGTCATCGCATTTGTTCAAGGTGGAGTAGTAAGAAGAAAGGCTCACTCGGTAGGTGAGAAAAAGATGGCACTAATGGGATTAATTTCAATTATTCCTGGACTTGTGCTTATTGGTCTGGCGGAGTCTAGCTTTCTTATCTATGCAGGTTTATTCTTCTTGGCAATTGGAAGTTCGATGGCAATACCATGTTTAACTTCGCTTGTTTCGATTTACTCACCAGCGGAGCAACAAGGACATAGTATTGGGATTTTTAGATCACTAGGGGCCCTGGCCCGTGTGATTGGTCCAATCGTAGCTTCATTAGTTTATTGGAAGTTTAATTCGGCCACTCCATATTATTTTGGAGCGTTATTTCTAATTATTCCAATCTTGATGGTATCAAGACTGCCAAAAGTAAATCACGATTTTTAA
- the queF gene encoding preQ(1) synthase — MNKGRDAKELSAHILGSAHTEYPSTYSPESLESFPNKNPGKDAWTTFVCTEFTSLCPKTNQPDFARIYINYIADKDMVESKSLKLYLFSFRNHGDFHEDCVQKICDDLTALMNPKYLEVIGEFTPRGGIAIYPYAQSSNKQKKYKDLKDKRFFDYAPGKYSMELSKIY, encoded by the coding sequence ATAAACAAAGGCCGTGACGCAAAAGAACTTAGCGCTCACATCCTCGGGAGTGCTCATACAGAATACCCGAGTACTTATAGCCCAGAGAGCCTAGAGAGCTTTCCGAATAAAAACCCAGGTAAGGATGCATGGACGACATTTGTCTGTACAGAGTTTACATCTTTGTGTCCAAAAACGAACCAACCAGATTTCGCGCGTATATATATTAATTATATTGCCGACAAAGATATGGTAGAATCTAAATCACTAAAGCTCTATTTATTTAGTTTTAGAAATCATGGGGACTTCCATGAGGACTGCGTTCAGAAAATCTGTGATGATCTCACGGCCCTAATGAACCCAAAATACCTTGAGGTTATCGGTGAATTTACTCCACGTGGAGGAATTGCAATTTATCCTTATGCTCAAAGTAGTAATAAGCAGAAGAAATATAAGGATTTAAAAGATAAGAGATTCTTTGATTACGCCCCGGGGAAGTATTCAATGGAACTTTCTAAAATCTACTAA
- a CDS encoding twin-arginine translocase TatA/TatE family subunit, with product MFGMSEGLIILAIVVLFFGGKKLPELGKALGQSLNSFKKGLKDEEEKDKIEDQNKKS from the coding sequence ATGTTTGGAATGAGTGAAGGATTAATTATTTTAGCAATCGTCGTTCTCTTCTTTGGTGGAAAGAAGCTTCCAGAGCTTGGAAAAGCACTTGGACAATCACTAAATAGTTTTAAGAAAGGTCTTAAAGACGAAGAAGAAAAAGATAAAATTGAAGATCAGAATAAAAAATCTTAA
- a CDS encoding response regulator yields the protein MEKFKLIIVDDEADLLELCTDIFEMEGHEAIGFTCPSEALAFIESGNSYDAIVSDATMPNISGLEFLEKIKTLPNYTEKPFILSTGRIDFDEAELNKLGVTKIIMKPFDISAVVGDIVGLIKAYKA from the coding sequence ATGGAAAAATTTAAGTTAATCATAGTCGATGATGAAGCAGATCTTCTTGAGCTTTGTACGGATATTTTCGAGATGGAAGGACATGAGGCCATTGGCTTCACTTGCCCATCGGAAGCTCTTGCATTCATAGAAAGTGGCAATAGTTATGACGCTATTGTTTCTGACGCTACAATGCCTAATATCTCAGGACTTGAATTTCTTGAAAAAATTAAGACCCTGCCAAATTACACAGAAAAACCATTTATTCTTTCTACTGGTCGAATTGACTTTGATGAAGCGGAACTTAATAAGTTAGGGGTAACAAAAATTATTATGAAGCCATTTGATATCTCGGCCGTCGTTGGGGATATAGTAGGCCTCATAAAAGCTTATAAGGCCTAG
- a CDS encoding KH domain-containing protein: protein MSELKELITYVSKALVDMPDKVEVGEIVGEQTTVIELKVDKSDLGKVIGKQGKTARALRTILNAASTKLKKRSVLEIIE from the coding sequence ATGAGCGAATTAAAAGAATTAATTACATATGTAAGTAAAGCACTTGTTGATATGCCAGACAAAGTTGAAGTTGGTGAGATCGTAGGTGAGCAAACTACTGTTATCGAACTTAAAGTTGATAAGAGTGATTTAGGTAAAGTAATTGGTAAGCAAGGTAAAACTGCTAGAGCATTAAGAACTATTCTTAACGCTGCCTCAACTAAGCTTAAAAAAAGGTCAGTTCTAGAAATTATCGAATAA
- the rpsP gene encoding 30S ribosomal protein S16, whose product MLTIRLQRGGRTHMPIYTIVAADSRKPRDGRFSEKLGQYNPHLSEGEVLNVKADRIKELLATGATISDTVKSLLKRNKVTLN is encoded by the coding sequence ATGTTAACTATTAGATTACAACGTGGTGGTAGAACACACATGCCAATTTACACAATCGTTGCTGCAGATTCAAGAAAGCCAAGAGACGGACGTTTCTCTGAAAAACTTGGTCAGTACAATCCACACTTATCTGAAGGTGAAGTACTAAACGTAAAAGCAGACAGAATTAAGGAACTATTAGCTACTGGTGCTACTATTTCTGATACTGTTAAATCTCTTCTTAAAAGAAATAAAGTAACTTTAAACTAG
- a CDS encoding TatD family hydrolase, translating into MTSKELRPANFINIHCHRLSSEKSIFSYNPGINDLPKGVLFSIGIHPWSLSGEIIPQLQAMSEVYNLAQDNKCLMVGESGIDRMRGPNLEFQEDSLREHIRISEELEKPLILHNVRGLDVILKLHREMRPKQAWILHDFNGNDIQIKQIKGKNIFASLGPTFMRDNSKIAQFATDLDIKTIFFETDDAKDLKICAVYEKYAGLLNMELQTLCDQIEKNFSNLFGSNV; encoded by the coding sequence ATGACAAGTAAAGAATTGAGGCCTGCAAATTTTATTAACATCCATTGCCACAGGCTTTCAAGCGAAAAATCCATATTCTCATACAATCCAGGAATCAACGACTTACCTAAAGGCGTCTTATTTAGTATCGGCATCCATCCCTGGAGCTTGTCTGGCGAGATTATACCCCAATTACAGGCGATGAGTGAGGTTTATAACCTCGCCCAAGATAATAAATGCCTTATGGTCGGAGAAAGCGGTATCGACCGCATGAGAGGGCCAAATCTTGAGTTTCAAGAAGACTCGTTGAGAGAGCATATTAGGATTAGCGAGGAGCTAGAGAAGCCCTTAATTCTCCATAATGTCCGTGGACTTGATGTGATCTTGAAGCTTCACCGTGAAATGAGGCCCAAGCAGGCGTGGATTTTACATGACTTTAATGGCAATGATATCCAGATTAAACAAATAAAGGGTAAGAATATTTTTGCCTCACTTGGTCCAACTTTCATGAGAGACAATTCTAAGATTGCTCAGTTTGCAACTGATCTCGATATCAAGACGATCTTCTTTGAAACAGATGATGCCAAGGATTTAAAAATCTGCGCAGTTTACGAGAAGTATGCAGGCCTTTTGAATATGGAGCTTCAAACGCTCTGCGATCAAATCGAAAAAAATTTCTCTAATTTGTTCGGCTCGAATGTCTGA